One part of the Anopheles coustani chromosome 2, idAnoCousDA_361_x.2, whole genome shotgun sequence genome encodes these proteins:
- the LOC131264656 gene encoding peroxisomal N(1)-acetyl-spermine/spermidine oxidase-like has translation MENVPRVVVVGAGAAGIAAVCKLYQSGLRNLTLLEGSQRIGGRICTKPFGSGIIELGAQWCHGEKDNVVFQMASVYPGLLKSSLVANDGAMMRSNGTQVPEELVERLMALAESIVESKERNTFAGSLGDFFSQQYWNKLQTDSAFEDVSRDLAEQFLVYYHNYERGYNAYDSWYEVAANESDSYVVSEGNQVLAWMGEKGFSTILDIVSGNYPGIVDTTLTPVPLDTLIKYGRFVTNIQWNATPNTTVLVTTDDGSHYEADHVIVTVSLGVLKENHQTMFTPSLPTVNLDAIRGLYFGTVNKIVILFDAPIPSDFPNTLQLLWFESDLQTLRKSEHAWTEAISTFFRIDNQPNVVAAWMNGIEGRQAELLPDETIIEGVQHILNIFANNIHFGKVQSIIRSNWSSDRHFRGSYSSRSITTERLKTGAKYLATPLLNDDGKPVVQFAGEATSWKSYSTVHGAIESGQREADRLIHLYNVHV, from the exons ATGGAGAACGTACCAAGGGTAGTAGTTGTTGGGGCCGGTGCGGCCGGAATTGCTGCAGTGTGCAAACTTTACCAAAGCGGACTTCGAAATCTAACTCTACTGGAAGGCTCACAACGCATTGGGGGTCGCATCTGCACTAAGCCATTTGGAAGTGGAATTATAGAACTCGGAGCTCAGTGGTGCCATGGCGAGAAGGATAACGTAGTGTTTCAAATGGCCTCCGTGTATCCGGGGCTTCTGAAATCTTCCCTCGTAGCGAACGATGGAGCGATGATGCGTTCGAACGGAACGCAAGTACCCGAAGAACTTGTTGAACGGCTAATGGCGTTGGCGGAAAGTATTGTTGAATCCAAGGAGCGAAACACTTTTGCTGGTAGTTTGGGAGATTTCTTCTCTCAACAATATTGGAATAAACTTCAAACTGATTCCGCCTTTGAAGACGTGAGTAGGGATTTGGCGGAGCAGTTTCTCGTATACTACCACAACTACGAGCGAGGTTATAATGCCTATGATTCCTGGTATGAAGTCGCGGCTAATGAATCTGATAGCTACGTTGTATCTGAAGGAAATCAGGTTCTTGCATGGATGGGGGAGAAAGGATTCTCTACTATTCTTGACATCGTTTCG GGTAACTACCCAGGCATCGTCGACACAACACTTACGCCAGTTCCACTTGATACACTGATTAAGTACGGTAGATTTGTAACCAACATCCAATGGAATGCAACACCGAATACAACGGTCCTCGTCACCACCGACGATGGCTCTCATTACGAGGCTGATCATGTCATAGTGACCGTTTCGTTAGGTGTCCTCAAGGAGAACCACCAAACAATGTTTACTCCATCGCTACCGACAGTTAATCTCGATGCGATAAGAGGACTCTACTTTGGAACCGTCAACAAAATCGTCATTCTATTCGATGCGCCCATCCCGAGTGACTTCCCGAACACCTTACAGCTGCTCTGGTTCGAGTCGGATCTTCAAACTCTTCGAAAATCCGAGCATGCCTGGACCGAAGCTATTTCCACCTTTTTCCGCATTGACAACCAGCCAAATGTTGTAGCTGCTTGGATGAATGGGATCGAAGGGCGGCAGGCGGAACTGTTGCCGGATGAAACCATAATAGAAGGCGTACAGCACATTCTGAACATTTTCGCGAATAACATTCACTTTGGAAAAGTGCAGTCAATAATAAG ATCCAACTGGTCATCGGATCGTCACTTCCGGGGATCTTACTCGAGCAGATCGATAACTACTGAACGGCTAAAAACCGGTGCCAAATATCTTGCCACACCTTTGCTGAATGACGACGGAAAGCCAGTAGTTCAGTTTGCCGGGGAAGCCACCAGTTGGAAAAGCTATTCAACAGTTCACGGTGCGATTGAGAGTGGACAACGTGAAGCCGACCGCTTGATTCATCTGTACAATGTACATGTGTAA